The Nitrospira sp. genomic sequence ACAGCTCTTCGGGGTCATAGGGACGACACATCCGAGTCGTCATCACGTCGCCTCCTCACTCATCACGATGCTACCTCGCTGATACACGACTCCGTGCTTGCACGCAAGTGCGTGGAGGCTAATGTCGGACAGGCTCCTAGGCGCTGTAAATAAATAAAGGTATCAATTGAAAGATCATTGCCGTATGCTTTGCGAGCATGAACAGGCTGACCGAATTGAAGCGGAAGTTTCGTACCGCATGGCCGCATTTGGACGAACGTACGCGGCGCATCATGGCTGCCACTGAAGCGGTAAGTTTGGGCTATGGAGGGATAGCTGCGGTGCGGCGCGCGTGTGGTTTGTCGCGCAAGGCGATTAGCAAAGGGATTCGCGAACTCCACGGACGGGGCACGCCGTTGGTCGGCCGTATCCGTCGACCGGGCGCGGGGCGCAAATCCATCACCCAATCCGATCCCCGCTTGGTGCAGACGCTCGAAGGGTTGATTGATGAGCAAACGCGCGGAGACCCTGAGTCTGCGCTGCGATGGATTTGCAAAAGTACGCGGACCATTGCCGAAGAACTGGGTCGACAGCACCATCCCGTCAGCCACATGAAGGTCGCGCAGATTCTTCACGACCTGGACTATAGCCTGCAGCGCAATCGCAAAACTGAGGAGGGTGCGGATCACCCGGATCGCGATGCGCAGTTTCGGCACATCAACGTCGCGGTCAAACGATGCCTAAGGCAAGGCATCCCGGTCATTTCGGTCGATACGAAAAAGAAGGAGCTCATTGGGAATTACCACAATGCCGGCCAGCAATGGCGTGCGGCCAAGCAGCCCACGCCGGTTCACGGTCACGATTTTCCCAGTCCGCAGGTGCCTCGCGCCTATCCCTATGGCATTTATGACATTGGACGCAACGCCGGGTTTGTCAACGTGGGGACCGACCATGACACCGGTGCCTTTGCGGTGGCCTCCATTCGGGGCTGGTGGCGCACGGAGGGCCGACGCCTGTATCCGGATGCAAAAAAGATCCTGATTACTGCCGACGGCGGTGGTAGCAACGGGTGGCGATTGCGGCTGTGGAAGTTGGAATTGCAAAAATTCGCCGCTCAGACCGCGCTGGACATTGCGGTGTCTCACTTTCCTCCCGGTACGAGTAAATGGAACAAGATCGAGCACCGGCTGTTTTCCTTTATCTCGTCAAATTGGCGCGGGGAGCCCTTGCGGGATTACGAAACCATCGTCAATCTTATCGCCGGGACCACCACGGCGAAGGGATTGACAGTCATCTGTCGGCTGGATCGGCGCAAATACCCAACCGGGCGCGAAGTCAGCGATGAAGAGATGCAGCGCGTGACCCTGGAACCCAACAAGTTTCATGGTGAGTGGAACTACCACATCAAGCCAAACGTGAAGACAAGTTGATACCTTTATATATTTACAGCTCCTAGGATGTCTGTTCGGCGAATCTGATGGTATAGAGGTAGTGATAGAGCCCTTTGCGCTCAAGGAGTTGTGCGTGGGTGCCTTCTTCCACGACTCGTCCCTTATCCAGGACAAGGATACGGTCCGCACGCTGAATCGTGGAGAGTCGATGCGCGACGACAAACGTCGTCCGTCCCTCCATCAGTCGTTCCAGCGCTTCTTGGACCAGCCGTTCCGACTCGGTGTCGAGCGAGGAGGTGGCTTCATCGAGCAGCAGGACGCGCGGGTTTTTGAGAATCGCCCGGGCGATGGCAATGCGCTGCCGTTGGCCGCCTGACAGGTTGATTCCCTTCTCGCCCACCACGGTCAGGTATTTGTCCGGAAAGGCCGAAATAAATTCGTGCGCGTGCGCAGCCTTGCTCGCCTCCTGCACCGCCGCCTCGCTCGCCTCGGGGTTCCCATAACGAATGTTGTCGAGAATGGTCCCGCCGAAGAGGATGGTTTCTTGCGGGACGAGCGCGACCTGCCGGTACCAACTATCCACCGTGACCTCCTTCAGGTCGTGCCCGTCCACGGTGATGCGGCCTTCGATAGGGTCGTAGAAACGATGGAGGAGATTGATGACGGTGGTTTTACCGGCTCCCGTCGGCCCGACAAAGGCGACGAGCTCGCCCGGTTGCGCTTCGAATGACAGATGCGACAACACCGGGGTTCGCGGGTCATAACTGAAGCTGACCTGCTCGGCGCGCACATGGCCTTTCACTGCGGAGAGGACGTGCGCATTCGGCACATCTCGGATGTCTGCTTCGGCGTCGAGGATTTCAAATACACGCTGGGTGGCGCCCTGGGCCTCCTTGATTTGCGCAAACACTCGAGCCGCCGAACTGAAGGGTCCGATCAGGATGCCTGCGAACAGGACGAAGGCGAAGAGATCGCCCGGTGTCACGGTGCCTTCGATTACTTGGGTGCCGCCATACCACAGCACAGCCGCGGCAGCTGAAAACGTCAGCAGGCTGATGACGGGAACGAAGAGGGCCATGATGCCGGCTCGTTTGAGTGAGAGAGACAAGCCAAGCTGGACCTGGGTCAAGAAACGGCCTTCTTCCCGCTTGGTTTGCACGAAGGACTTCACGATGCGGATACCCGAAATGACCTCTTCCAAGAGAATGCTGAGCGCGGCGGTTTGATCCTGGATCGAGGTCGAAAGGGATTTCAGCTTGCGGCCAAAAAATTTGGCGACGAGCACCAAGAGCGGAAGCAGGAGCAGGATGAGGAGGCACAGCCGCCAATTCATCGCCAGCAAGAATCCGATGCCGCCGATGAAGGTGACCAGCTGCTTGGCGGTGTCGATCGGTGTCTCGGTGACGATGGACTGAATGACGGTGACATCGTTCATCAGGCGGGAGAGCAATTCCCCCGTTCGCCTCTTCGCGAAGAAGCTGACCGCGAGGTTTTGGAGATGCGCAAAGAGATGGGTGCGGAAGTCGGCGACGACTCGCTGGGAGATCCAGGTGGTCAGGTAGCTGTGCCCCATCGAACAGAGGCCTTGCAGAAGGACCAGGCCGATGAACAGCCCGATCAATTCCGTCATGCGATCGCGATCGTGCTGGACGGTAATGATGTCCCAGAGTGTGCCGGCCAGGCGCAGCAAGGCGAGGTTGATGGCGGCCACTCCCATCACAAGGAGTCCCGCCACGATCATGCGCGGCAGGTACGGGCGTACAAATGGAAGAAATCGTCTAAAGGGCGACATGTGTCTGGGAGTTTCGGTGTAAGAGCGGCACCCTATCCCCCTGTGTTGTCCCCATAATAATAGGGATCTGGGTCGACGGGATGCACCCGAGAGTGGGCGAAAGACAAGGCGCTAGAGCTGTGCGATGGACTCGATCAGGTTCTTGTTGAGGGCCACGTAGTCAGAACGATCCGTATCGTTGATGACCACGTCCGTCAGGCTGATAAAGAGCCGCACTTCCTCGTTGATCGCATCCGAGACGCGATGGCGCATTGGCGGAACAAGAAAGTCCCCCACGTAGGTGCAATTCACCGTACGGACGCGGATGCGAACCTTCTTGCCTTCCGGCACAATGTCCTCCTCCCGGTGAACGGGGTGAGCTAGCTCTTACGACGTAAGAATTTTTGGCGTCTGCGCAACTTCTTGTACTTGTGTTTGCGCATTTTTTTCCGCCGCTTTTTTAACACGCTCGACATGCAATGAATCTCCAAAGACGGGCGAGTCTAGAGACATTTTGGCCAAAAAGCAAGCCAGGCGGTGACTGGCCGTGAATGATTGTGGTGATCTGGTTTCCCGCCGGGTTGACAGCGGCCCCGCGCCTTGACCGATCCACGGGACGTTCCTATACTGCAACTCTATGAATACGACTCATCCGGCCTCACGGTTTCGTTTGCGCGTGCTCCATTGGTGCGGCGTGGCGATACTACTGACAGCCGTGGCCTGCTCATCGAAGACGCTCCAGTATCCTGAGGATCATGAGCGTTTTACCCGCATCGATCGTGCGGTGGAAGCGTTACGGGAAGCGTATCAGCATCGAGACCGGTCTGCGTTTCAGGATGTGATGTTGCCTGCGGAGTCGTTGGAGCAAATCCAAGCGGAGGCCGCGCAGGATTTCGAACTGTTTCAATCCATTCAACTGGACTTCAAAACCGAGCGCATCATGATCGACGGGGAAAATATTGACGTGTATGTGCATTGGCAGGGGGTGTGGAAGAAAAATCCTGACGACGCCGGTATCCGTCAGCGTGGACATGCCCGCTTGCAGTGGGTGGGCAAACAATCGATTCTTCTTCGTGGCGTGCAAGGTGATTTGCCGTTTGGAATGAAGGTGCGCCAGGCTTTATCCGACCTTCCCGCAGTCCCGCAGAAACCGCTGCCCCAATGAAACAGTCAGCAGCTCAGTCGCGGGAAAGATCCGCTCTCCCTAAAGCCGACTTTCTGGTCATCGGGAGCGGCGTGGCCGGGTTGCGCGCGGCTCTGGAGTTGAGCCGGGAAGGTCGTGTCATCATGCTGACAAAGGGGCATCCGCTGCAGAGTAATTCGATCTATGCGCAAGGGGGCGTGGCGGTGGCGCTTAGTGAAGAGGACGATGTCGCGATTCACCGGACCGATACGTTGAAGGCCGGCCACGGGCTGTGTCGCCCCGAGGCGGTTCGGGTGCTGGTGGAGGAAGGGCCGGCGCGGATTCAGGAATTGATCCGGTGGGGCGCCAAATTCGACAAGACGGATGGAAAGTTTGCCTTTGCTCGAGAAGCGGCGCATAGCCGAAGCCGCATTTTGCGCGCACGCGGAGATGCCACGGGCAACGAAATGGTGCGAGCCCTGATGGCGCAGGTCGCGCGTCAGAAGCGCATCCAACGGCTCGACTATCACTTTACAGTTGATCTGGTGGTGGAGGAGGGGCGTTGTTGCGGGGCGGTCGTGCTCGATGAATCATCGTCGAAGCAATTCATTATTCCCGCGAAAGCCGTCGTGTTATCCACGGGCGGCGCCGGACAGATTTACGCCCGAACGACGAACCCTCCCAATGCCACCGGCGATGGCATGGCGATGGCGTTTCGGGCAGGAGCCATGCTGCAGGATATGGAATTCGTCCAGTTTCATCCGACCTCGCTCTATCTCCCTTCCAGTCCGCCGTTCCTCCTGTCCGAAGCCATGCGCGGAGAAGGCGGGCAGCTGCGTAATAATAAGGGCGAGTTGTTTATGCAGCGATACCACCCGCTCGGGGCCCTTGCTCCACGGGATATCGTATCGCGGGCGATCTGGGCCGAGATGGCGGCGACGCGCGCCCGGCATGTGTATCTCGACGTCACGCATCTGGGAGCCGATTTCATCAAGCGTCGATTCCCGACGATCTATGCGACCTGTCTGCGGTCAGATATCGATATCACTGAAGAGTGGATTCCTGTTTCGCCCAGCGCCCACTACATGATGGGCGGAGTGTGGACCGACGTGAATGGGGCCACCACGCTGCCGGGATTGTTTGCGGCCGGCGAGGTGGCCTGTAGCGGCGTGCACGGGGCCAATCGCCTGGCGAGCAATTCGCTGTTGGAGGGACTGGTCTTTGGGATGCGGGCTGGTGTCACGGCAATTGCGTTTGCTCAGGGGCACGAATTCCCCGAGCTGTCTTCGCACGCAGAGATACCTCAGCCCGCAGGAGAGGCGACGCTCGAAGATGTAGAGAAGCTCAGGAGCTCGCTCCGCCGGACGATGTGGGGACAGGTCGGGGTGATCCGGTCGCGTGAGTCGCTCATTCGCGCCACGGGTCAATTGTCCCGCTGGACACAGCTCGTTGCCAGGTTCTCTACGACGAGGGCTGAGCTGGAAGTGAAGAACATGGTGCAGGTCGCGCATTGTGTCGCGGAAGCCGCATTATGGCGTGAGAACAGCGTCGGGGCGCATTTTCGCTCAGATTGCCCCGAGTCGAAACGGCCAGGCTGGAAGCAGCACAGTCAGTTGCGGATCGCCAGTGATCCTACTGAGCCGAGGCCGGCAAAGAAGCGGGGAGTGGTTGTGGCGCTGCAGATTCGGCAGCAGCGATCACGTGCCCGGTCATCGCGCCGTCCTTAATCAGAAACGTCCGATAATAGCGAATGACTTTCCGGACGTATTGGCGGGTTTCGTCGATCGGTGGGAGCCCGCGATAGCGATCCACCGTATGTTCTCCGGAATTGTACGCGGCCAGCGCGAGCGGGAGATTTCCCCTAAACCGGTCGAGTAATTGGCGGAGATACTTTGTCCCCCCCCCGATATTATCGTCAGGATCATAGAGGTCCCGCACTTCGAGGCGAACGGCTGTTTGTGGCATCAGTTGCATCAGGCCAATGGCGCCGGCTCGTGACACCGCCATGGGGTCGAACCCTGATTCCGCTTTAATGACCGCCCGGATGAGGGCGGGGTGTAATTGGTGCTGTCGGGAATACCGGCTGATCATCGGTTCGAGCTCCCGCTCTGACAGAACGGGATGGAGTCTGTTTGGCTGCGAGGTGATTCGCCGGTAGCGTAGGTCGGTCGGCACATTGGTCAGCGAGATGGTCCCGTTGGCATCGATGTATTGGTAGATCTCAGCCTGTGCTGCAGGAAGCCCTGAAAGAATCCAGTGGGATCCCACGAGGGCCGTTCCGAGAAGTAGTTGAGAGGTTTTCAATTGGTCGTTCCTTCGCGCTCTTGTTGTGTTAGGCATGGTCAAACGATAGCAGCCTGCACCTGGGTGTCAAGGATCTGCACGTCTTGTGCCCCCTCTTGTCATGAGAGTATTGCAATAAAAGCAATGGTTTGATCGGAAGAGGTTAGTCGAGCGGTTCTAAATAGCGACTTCGATTGTCGATAAAATGACGGTGCAATTGACGGGTCAAGGGCCCTGGGATGCCCTGCCCAATGGGTTGCTGGTTGATGGATACGACCGGCATGACTTCCATGCTGGTATTCGTCAGGAAACATTCGTCGGCATGCAGCAGCTCTTCCGGAGTGAATCGCCCTTCGCACGCGGGAATCTTCAGCTCTTCCGCCATCTGCAACAGAATCGATCTCGTAATGCCATCCAAAAGACCGCAGTCGACGGATGGAGTGTACAGCTGGCCTTGCGTTGCAAAGAATAGATTACTCACGGTGCATTCGGTGAGATGGCCTTCCCAATTCAGAAAGAGCGCGTCGAAGACCCGCGCGGCAATCGCCTCGCGTTTCGCCAGAATGTTGTTCAGGAAGTTGGTGGCCTTGATCTGCGGGGAGAGCGCGCTTGGCAGGTTGCGTCTCGTGCGGGCAACAATGAGTGACACGCCGCGCCGGTACAGCTCGGCAGCGGGCGGATGGAGCGGTTTCGCCATGATGACGACGGTGGGCGTCGGGCAGAGGGCCGGATCGAGGCCGATCTCTCCCGCGCCGCGGGACACGGTAATTCTGAGATAGGCGTCGGCCTGCTCAGTTCCCAGTTGATTGCGGTCCATCGCTTCGCGCAAGAGGTGCGGCCACTCGCTCAACGGGATGGGGATTGTCAGGCCGATGGCGTCGGCCGAACGCTGTAAGCGCGACAGATGGTGATCTCGCATGAAAATCCGGCTCCCGTAAGAGCGGATCGTTTCATAGACGCCGTCCCCATAGAGAAAGCCATGATCGAAGACGGAGATTGTCGCATCCTGTTCCGGGACGAATCGATCGTTGAGAAATATCCACATAGTGCATGCTACGACAAGGCACTCAGAAAAGCCTGTGCCTTGTGCATCGTCTCCTCATATTCTTTGGCGGGATCCGAGTCCGCCACAATCCCGGCTCCGACTTGGAGGGAGCCCTGTCCTTCAAGGAGTACCAATGTGCGAATGATAATGTTGAAGTCGAGATCCCCGCTCCAGCTTAGATAGCCCATCGACCCGGTATAGGGGCCTCTCCGCACCGGTTCCAGCTCGTCGATGATTTCCATGCAGCGAATCTTGGGCACGCCGGTAATGGTGCCGCCCGGGAAGACGGCTCTCAATAGATCGAAGCCTGTTACCTCGGCCCGCAGTTGCCCAGAGATATGCGACACCAGATGGCTGACATGGGAATATTGCTCGATGGACATGAATTCGTCGACGTGGACGGAGCCGAACTCACACACGCGCCCCAGGTCGTTTCGTTCCAGATCGACGAGCATCAAATGTTCGGCGCGCTCCTTCTCGTTGCCCAGGAGTTCTTTCTGCAGGCGACGATCGTCGGAGTCGTCTATGCCTCGCCGCCGGGTGCCGGCGATTGGTCGAGTATCGGCTGAACGGCCCTCCAGCCGAACTAACCGTTCCGGTGATGTGCTGATCATGCTGGTGTCCCCGGTGCGCAACAGGCCGGAGAACGGGGACGGGTTCATGCGGCGCAAGCGTGCATAGGTTTGGAGCTCTGTCGCGAGTCCTGCCTGCTTCGTGAAACTGTCGCTTGTGACCGAAAAGCGATGGGAGAGATTGGCCTGATACAAATCACCGGCGGCGATATATTCCTGGCAGCGCCGGACCCGGTCCATATAGGAGTCCCGGGATTGCTGTGGGTGAAAGCTGACAGGCGCTAAGGAATCCGCCGGCTGAAGGTGGGGCTGAGGCGTGGATACGTGCGCTTCCAACGCGGCGAGTCTATCGCAACCCTCCCGGTAGAGCTGCTCTCGGGTCTCTCCGAGGAATCGTTCGAGCGGGGGGCAGAACATGAAATGCCATTCGCCCGAGGTATGATCAAACGCCGCGACAAGATCATAAAAGGCGAACTCCAAATCTGGAAAATGCCGATCGTCGTCGGCATGGTTCGGCAATGACTCGAATTGCCGCACCAGATCGTAACTCAAATAACCCACGGCTCCGCCGAAAAACGGCGGAGTTCCAGGGGGGCGGGAGATGACTGATTGTTGCATCAGGCGCGTAAGAGTTCCGAACGGGTTCTGGCCGGTTTGTATGTGCCCATCGGCTGAGCGGTTAGTCCAGTCGTGTCGCGTGCCCGAAAAGACTTGGTAGGGATTGGTTGCGAAGAAGGAGTAGCGTCCGCTGGTTGACGGACCTTTGCCGCTTTCAAAGAGAAACGAGGCCTGTTGGCTTGAGGCAACGCGGGCATACAGCTCGAACGGGCTGGGGGTCAAGCCTCGCCGGCTTAGGCTCAAGGGTTGCGGGGCTCCGTGCAGAAAGGCTGTGGGGGATGGTCGTGTCGTTGCCATGAATTCAGAAAGTCCGACCGGTTTTGGTTGGCATACTATACCGTAGCGCTTTCGCGAGAGACAGAGTCTCTAACGGCTTGACATTTCAATGAGGATTCTGCTTGAATTGCGCGCTCGCAATCGGTTGAGTCCTCATTCAGATTCGTGTCTGAGCACTAACCGGCGAGTAACGGAATGCCCCCTTCTCAAGATCCGTTTTATGCGGGGCTCGGCCAGGCGGTTCGGATTGGAACCGACCTGCTAGCTTCGTTGATCGTCGGAGGCGGGTTGGGCTGGGTGTTGGATACCTACCTCCTTGATTCCACTCCCTGGGGGATGGTGGTGGGGTTGGTGCTCGGAGTGATCGCCGGGATACGGAACGCATACCGGTCGGCCATGCGGTGGCCAGGTTCACCGCCTGACACAGAAAGTAAAGGGTAGCCGTGGAAGAAAGTCCGCTTCATCCGTTTGAATTGCATAACTACATTCCTCTCTCTGTTGGTGGGATCGATATCTCCATTAACAAAGCGGTCATCATCATGTGGGTCGTGGTGGCTCTGGTCGCGTTTTTGATGCTCAAGGCAGGGGCGGCGCGGCAGCTAGTGCCGGGCAAATTGCAGAGCCTGGCGGAGATGCTGGTGGATTTCATCCGGGGCATCATCCTGGATACGATGGGGAAGGACGGGATGCGGTTTTTCCCGCTCATCGCCACGTTGTTCCTCTTTATTCTTTTCTGTAATCTCATCGGGATGATTCCCGGTTCCTATACGGTCACGAGTCAGATCGTCGTGACGGCGGTGTTTGCCTGTGTGGTGTACGGGCTGAGTCTCGTCATGGGGTTTCTGCTGCACGGCGCCAAGTTCTTGGGGATTCTCGTGCCGCCGGGTACGCCGGGATGGCTCTTGCCGTTGATGATTCCTATCGAATTGATCAGCCAGTTAGCCCGGCCGATTTCGTTGGCCGTTCGATTGTTTGCCAACATGACGGCCGGACACGTCATTCTCGGGGTGCTCTTTGGCTTGGCGATCAGCGGCGGGCTGCTTATCGGCTGGTTGCCGTTTGCGTTCACGATTGCGATGAACGGGTTGGAAGTCGGCATTGCGTTTATTCAAGCCTATATTTTTACCGTGTTGACGTGCGTCTATTTGGGCGACGCATTCCATCTGCACGGCCATGATGACCACGCGCATTGATCGCGTCTCAACCAGACAAGGGAGGAGTAGGACACAATGGATTCAGCAGCAGCAGCATTGTTGGGTATGGGATTGGCGGCGGCGGGTTTTGCCGGTGCCGGTGTCGGAATCGGGTACATCTTCGGCAAGATGATTGAAGCCGTGGCCCGCCAGCCTGAAGCGGAAGCTCGCGTCGGTAAGTACATGTGGATCGGGTTCGCGCTCGTGGAAGCCATCGCGCTCTACGGGCTCGTCATCGCGTTCATCATCATGGGGCTTCGCAAGTAAGGACGGGGATAGGCCGAGCCTGCGGTGTGGCGCCTTGGCGCTCAGCCTCAACCTCAACTTGTTGGGAGTGAACAATGCCGCAGTTTGAATCGAGTTTTTTCTCGTCGCTGATTTTCTGGGAGATTCTGTCCTTCGGGATTCTGTTCTTCGTGCTCTATAAGTTTGCCTTTCCCGGCATCCTGAGCGTCCTCGAAGAACGGGAGAAGAAGATCAAGGACAGCCTCGACCAGGCTGAACGTCACCGCGCAGAGTCTGAGCGTGCGCTGAAGACCTATGAGGCGAAGCTCAGTGCAGCGGCGAAGGAAGCCGAGGCCATTCTGGCGGCGGCTCAGGAGCGGGCACAGCGCCTGCTGGATGAAAACGAACAGCGGATGAGCACGGAGGCGGAGCGCATCAAGGGCGAGGCCACGCGCGAGATCGATCATGAGCGCCGGAAGGCCGTGCAGGACATCCGCAATCAGACCACGGAGTTGGCGCTGATGGTAGCGGAGAAAGTGGTGCAGCGCAGTCTCGCGGATGCCGATCACCGAAAGTTCGCCGACGAAGCGCTCAGCGCCCTCTCGAAGTCTCACTCCTAATCAAGTTTCGTTTGCTCTACTTGGCCGGGCGCGGTGGGTCTATGCTCACCCCGCCCGGCCGATACCCTTCCAAGTCAATCGTCACAAACCGAAAGCCGAGTTCCTTCACGCGTCGGCTGATTCTCGTCCCTCGTTCTCCCTCGAGCATTCGAGCCAGTTCATTCTGACCGACTTCGATTCTGGCGATTTCGCCGTGATCGCGCACACGGCAGTGCCGGAACCCTTCTGCAAACAGGACCTCTTCGGCCTGCTCCACCCGGCTGAGCTTTTCTCTCGTGATCGTGATGCCTCTGGGGATGCGTGAGGACAGGCAGGCGGCAGCTGGTTTGTCCCAGTTCGAGAGCCCCAAGTCTTTCGCAAGCCGTCGAATGTCTGATTTGGTAAGCCCAGCTTCCAGCAGCGGGCTGCGAACGCCCCATTCGCGTGCGGCCTTGATGCCGGGACGATCATCGCCCAGATCGTCGAGATTGGTTCCGTCCACGATGACGGCCGACGCATACGTTTCTCTCAGCGTGCCCAGCAATTGGTAGAGGTCGGTCTTACAATGAAAACAGCGATCGGCATCGTTCTCGGTAAAAGCAGGGATTGTCAACTGGTCGGTATGCACCAACTCATGGCGCGCGCCGATTTCCTTCGCGACGCGGGTGGCTGTTTCCAGTTCGATCGCTGGGAAGGTCGGTGAAATGGCCGTGAGACCCACGGCGGAATCTCCGAGTTCGTCGTGGGCGACTTTCAGGACGAATGTGCTGTCGATCCCGCCTGAATAGGCGACCAGGACGGAATCCATGGCCGCAATGATCTCGCGCAGATGCAGAAGCTTGTGTTCGAGCGGATGAGGTTGCATAGCGGCACAGTGCCGGGGAGTCTGTTACTGGCGGACCTTGGCTTTGGCCACGTTGCCAACCACGACGAGCGCATAGTGCTGCGGGTCGAGGTATTGTTTCGCCACGCGAAGGACGTCGTCTTTCGTGACGCGCTCGATCCATTTCTGGTACTGGCTGAAATATTCGAATCCCAGTCCGTAGTACTCAACCTGTGCCAGCACCTGGGCCAGCTTGGCGGTTGAGTCGAGGCGGAGCGGAAAGCTGCCCATGAGGAATGACTTTGCTTCCGATAGTTCCTGGTCGCTGACCGGGCTGTCGCGGATCCCTTTGATTTCCGTCAGCACGCCTGCAATAGCCTGGTTCGTGGCTTCGGTTCTCGTTTGAAGATTTACCCAGAACGAGCCGGGGAGCATGCGCGCGTCGTAGTGGCTCATGATTCCGTAGGCAAGTCCCTGCTTGTCGCGGATCGAGTCCATGAGCCGGGACGAAAACCCTCCGGCCCCCAGAATATGGTTCATGACGGTGACGGCGTAGTAGTCGGGGTTATTCCGGCTAATGCCCCCGTGGCCGAGGACAATCGTGGATTGAGTCAAGTCCTTCTCAATGAGCTGAACCGCCTTCTTCTCCACCGCTGCCGGTTTCTTTGTCGTGCGGGTCTGGGGGTTGCCCTTCTTCCATGAGCCGAAATGGTTTTGCACAAGGGCCGTAGCTTGTTCGACGGAAAGATCCCCCACAATGGTCAGAATCACCTGATTGGGGAGATATTCCTTCGCATAGAAGCTCTGGACGTCTGCCAGCGTAATCTTGCCCACGGTGTCTTCGGTGCCTTGTGCTGGCCATCGATAGGGATGATTGTGAAAGACCAGCTGGTTGAAAGCCTTCATCGCCACATGACCGGGATCGTCGTTGTCGCTGGAAATTTCTCCCAGGATCTGTGAGCGCACCCGCTCGAATTCGTGCTTGGGGAAGGCGGGATGCATCAACACATCGGCGAGGAGCGCAAAGCCTAGGTCGATATCTTTTTTCAGCACGCGCGCTGAGGCGGTCGTGAAGTCCTCTCCGGCTTTCGCTTCCAGTGATCCGCCGATGAAATCGATTTGTTCTGCCAGTTGTTTCGAGGATCGGCTGGTGGTTCCCTCATCCAAAAGACTGGCGACGAGATTCGCGACGCCGGCTTTCTCAGGAGGATCGTAGGCCGATCCGGTCTTGACCAGGGCATGAATCTCCACGATCGGGAGAAAGTGCTGCTCTAGGACCAGGACGGTCATCCCGTTCGGCGTGGTGAATTTTATCGGCGTGATATCAGCCGCATATAGGGTCGTGGCGAGGGAGAAGAGGGCGGTCGTGAGCAGCAGTGCGCCGGTACGACGCCATTGGCTCACCCGAGTGAATGGTCCTTTTGATGCAGTCGTGGCCATCATGATCAGGGCTTTCCGGCATGTGCGGCGGTCGGTTGGGGCTCTGCCGCTTTAGGCGGTTGAGGAATCAGAATGCCGACTGTCCGGTTGTCGGGATTCAGGTATTGCTTGGCCACTCGTTGAATGTCTTTGGCGGTGACCGCGCGGATGCGCTCTAAAAATTGATCGACTCGCCGCCAGCCGGCTCCGATGGATTCTGATTGACCCAGCAACATGGCGTATCGAAAGTTCGAATCCTGTTCAAATACGTGGGAGGCTTCCACCTGATTCTTCGCCCGCTGCAGTTCCAATTCGGTCGGCG encodes the following:
- a CDS encoding aminotransferase class IV → MWIFLNDRFVPEQDATISVFDHGFLYGDGVYETIRSYGSRIFMRDHHLSRLQRSADAIGLTIPIPLSEWPHLLREAMDRNQLGTEQADAYLRITVSRGAGEIGLDPALCPTPTVVIMAKPLHPPAAELYRRGVSLIVARTRRNLPSALSPQIKATNFLNNILAKREAIAARVFDALFLNWEGHLTECTVSNLFFATQGQLYTPSVDCGLLDGITRSILLQMAEELKIPACEGRFTPEELLHADECFLTNTSMEVMPVVSINQQPIGQGIPGPLTRQLHRHFIDNRSRYLEPLD
- a CDS encoding lytic transglycosylase domain-containing protein codes for the protein MKTSQLLLGTALVGSHWILSGLPAAQAEIYQYIDANGTISLTNVPTDLRYRRITSQPNRLHPVLSERELEPMISRYSRQHQLHPALIRAVIKAESGFDPMAVSRAGAIGLMQLMPQTAVRLEVRDLYDPDDNIGGGTKYLRQLLDRFRGNLPLALAAYNSGEHTVDRYRGLPPIDETRQYVRKVIRYYRTFLIKDGAMTGHVIAAAESAAPQPLPASLPASAQ
- a CDS encoding ISAzo13 family transposase encodes the protein MNRLTELKRKFRTAWPHLDERTRRIMAATEAVSLGYGGIAAVRRACGLSRKAISKGIRELHGRGTPLVGRIRRPGAGRKSITQSDPRLVQTLEGLIDEQTRGDPESALRWICKSTRTIAEELGRQHHPVSHMKVAQILHDLDYSLQRNRKTEEGADHPDRDAQFRHINVAVKRCLRQGIPVISVDTKKKELIGNYHNAGQQWRAAKQPTPVHGHDFPSPQVPRAYPYGIYDIGRNAGFVNVGTDHDTGAFAVASIRGWWRTEGRRLYPDAKKILITADGGGSNGWRLRLWKLELQKFAAQTALDIAVSHFPPGTSKWNKIEHRLFSFISSNWRGEPLRDYETIVNLIAGTTTAKGLTVICRLDRRKYPTGREVSDEEMQRVTLEPNKFHGEWNYHIKPNVKTS
- a CDS encoding ABC transporter ATP-binding protein, which gives rise to MSPFRRFLPFVRPYLPRMIVAGLLVMGVAAINLALLRLAGTLWDIITVQHDRDRMTELIGLFIGLVLLQGLCSMGHSYLTTWISQRVVADFRTHLFAHLQNLAVSFFAKRRTGELLSRLMNDVTVIQSIVTETPIDTAKQLVTFIGGIGFLLAMNWRLCLLILLLLPLLVLVAKFFGRKLKSLSTSIQDQTAALSILLEEVISGIRIVKSFVQTKREEGRFLTQVQLGLSLSLKRAGIMALFVPVISLLTFSAAAAVLWYGGTQVIEGTVTPGDLFAFVLFAGILIGPFSSAARVFAQIKEAQGATQRVFEILDAEADIRDVPNAHVLSAVKGHVRAEQVSFSYDPRTPVLSHLSFEAQPGELVAFVGPTGAGKTTVINLLHRFYDPIEGRITVDGHDLKEVTVDSWYRQVALVPQETILFGGTILDNIRYGNPEASEAAVQEASKAAHAHEFISAFPDKYLTVVGEKGINLSGGQRQRIAIARAILKNPRVLLLDEATSSLDTESERLVQEALERLMEGRTTFVVAHRLSTIQRADRILVLDKGRVVEEGTHAQLLERKGLYHYLYTIRFAEQTS
- the nadB gene encoding L-aspartate oxidase; this translates as MKQSAAQSRERSALPKADFLVIGSGVAGLRAALELSREGRVIMLTKGHPLQSNSIYAQGGVAVALSEEDDVAIHRTDTLKAGHGLCRPEAVRVLVEEGPARIQELIRWGAKFDKTDGKFAFAREAAHSRSRILRARGDATGNEMVRALMAQVARQKRIQRLDYHFTVDLVVEEGRCCGAVVLDESSSKQFIIPAKAVVLSTGGAGQIYARTTNPPNATGDGMAMAFRAGAMLQDMEFVQFHPTSLYLPSSPPFLLSEAMRGEGGQLRNNKGELFMQRYHPLGALAPRDIVSRAIWAEMAATRARHVYLDVTHLGADFIKRRFPTIYATCLRSDIDITEEWIPVSPSAHYMMGGVWTDVNGATTLPGLFAAGEVACSGVHGANRLASNSLLEGLVFGMRAGVTAIAFAQGHEFPELSSHAEIPQPAGEATLEDVEKLRSSLRRTMWGQVGVIRSRESLIRATGQLSRWTQLVARFSTTRAELEVKNMVQVAHCVAEAALWRENSVGAHFRSDCPESKRPGWKQHSQLRIASDPTEPRPAKKRGVVVALQIRQQRSRARSSRRP